The proteins below are encoded in one region of Helicobacteraceae bacterium:
- the rplI gene encoding 50S ribosomal protein L9, translating to MKVLLVKDVKSLGRAGELKEVKEGYGQNFLIAKGFAKLATDAVIRQWQAREKTRIERENEEIERLKTLSSKLETVTIKITKKVGANGSLFGALKKEDVAEALAKSGFEIDKKDIEMDGAIKATGLYEVSAKLGRGVHPRFRVEVAGE from the coding sequence ATGAAAGTATTGCTCGTAAAAGACGTAAAAAGTCTGGGCAGAGCGGGCGAGCTTAAAGAGGTCAAAGAGGGCTACGGACAGAACTTTTTGATCGCCAAAGGGTTCGCCAAATTAGCCACCGACGCGGTTATCCGACAGTGGCAAGCGCGCGAAAAGACGAGAATCGAGCGCGAAAACGAGGAGATCGAGCGTCTAAAAACGCTCTCAAGCAAGCTAGAGACGGTAACGATCAAGATAACAAAAAAAGTCGGCGCGAACGGATCGCTCTTTGGCGCGCTAAAAAAAGAGGACGTAGCCGAAGCCTTAGCGAAAAGCGGTTTTGAGATCGACAAAAAAGATATAGAGATGGACGGCGCGATCAAAGCGACGGGGCTATACGAGGTAAGCGCGAAGCTAGGGCGCGGCGTTCATCCGCGTTTTAGAGTCGAGGTCGCGGGCGAATAA
- the hslV gene encoding ATP-dependent protease subunit HslV: protein MTAFEATTILAYRTDELAVIGGDGQVSFGATVMKNNAVKIRTLCGGKILSGFAGSTADAFMLFDMFERILDSQKGDLLKSAVAFAKAWRSDKMLRRLEAMMIALDTKRLFVLSGAGDVIEPEDGALAAIGSGGAFALSAARALKNFSDLKPEKLVEESLKIAGDICIYTNQNIKTLTLKA, encoded by the coding sequence ATGACCGCTTTTGAAGCCACGACCATATTAGCCTACCGAACGGACGAACTAGCCGTGATCGGCGGGGACGGGCAGGTGAGCTTCGGCGCCACCGTTATGAAAAACAACGCGGTTAAGATTAGAACGCTTTGCGGCGGCAAGATTTTGTCGGGTTTCGCGGGTTCTACCGCCGACGCTTTTATGCTTTTTGATATGTTCGAGCGGATTTTAGACTCGCAAAAGGGCGATCTGCTTAAAAGCGCCGTCGCCTTCGCCAAAGCGTGGCGAAGCGACAAAATGCTTCGCCGCTTGGAGGCGATGATGATCGCTCTCGATACGAAGCGGCTGTTTGTCCTAAGCGGCGCGGGCGACGTGATCGAACCGGAGGATGGCGCGCTGGCGGCGATAGGAAGCGGCGGCGCGTTCGCTCTGAGCGCCGCTAGAGCGCTGAAAAACTTTTCCGATCTTAAACCCGAAAAGCTGGTCGAGGAGTCGCTTAAAATCGCGGGCGATATTTGCATATATACCAATCAAAACATCAAAACTTTAACTTTGAAAGCCTAA